The genomic DNA ATATTCCAATATGACTAGCCGATCAACAATATAAAACAAAAATGGTTATTTATTACTATATCTATAGTTTTTTCAACAATTATAAATTAGCTTGTTCGCCAAATTACACACTTTTACGACAGCTTTCTTCCCTTTATTTTTCAGGGTTTTCGCGCTTATTCCCTGTTCGGGACAAAGTCGATTTTGCATTCATGCGCCTGATGTAAATTTCAGTATAAGCAGTGACATATTTTGCACTACAGAATGTCAACATGTAAAATCAACATGGCATAAACTAGTTCTTTATACCCATCCATTTAGCTGTTATTTCTGATGATTCCGACAAAATGATGATTTTCGGCAAAAAAAAGCGGGGCTTCTGTTCAAAAGCCCCGCCCCGCTGAATTCATTTATTCTGTCAGTTCCAAGAACGCCTTGACGTCAGCTACAGCCAGGGCCATAGCCTCTCGCCAGAAGTCCGGCTGCGTTAGATCGACTCCAAGATGCTTGCTGGCCAGCTCTTCAACAGTCATTCGTCCCGTATCCTGAAGCAAAGCATCATATTTCGCTGCAAAGCTCTGTCCTTCCCGCTGCGCTCTTGCATACAACCCGGTACTGAACATGTACCCGAACGTGTAAGGGAAGTTATAGAACGGCACATCGGTAATATAGAAATGCAGCTTGGACGCCCAGAAGTGAGGGTGGTAGGAGGCTAGCGCCCCATGGTATGCTTCACGCTGCGCTTCCTCCATTAAAGCTGACAGCTCGCCGGCACTAAGCTCCCCTTGCTTTCTTCTCTCATAGAAGCGCGTCTCGAACAGGAATCGCGCATGGATGTTCATGAAGAAGCTGACACTGCTGCTGATTTTGTCGGCGAGCAGGCTCAGCTTCTGCTTGTCGTCCGCCGCATTGTTCACGAGGGCATCCGCCACGATCATTTCCGCAAAGGTCGAAGCAGTTTCCGCTACGTTCATCGCATAATCCTGATTGAACTGCGGAAGTTCATCCATCAGATACTGGTGATAAGCGTGGCCCAATTCATGCGCCAGCGTAGAGACGTTGGATACCGTCCCCCCGAAGGTCATGAAGATGCGCGTCTGTCCGCTGACCGGAAGCGACGTACAGAAACCGCCCGGGCGCTTGCCTGGACGATCCTCCGCTTCGATCCAGCGCTTGTTGAACGCCTCGGCAGAGAAATCCGCCAGCTTCGGACTGAAATTGCGGAATTGCTTCACAATCTCCTCTGCGGCCGCCTCATAGGAGATTTTGTCCGCAGACTCTCCGAGGGGCGCATCGACATCGCTCCAGGACAGCTGCTCCAATCCCATCAGCTTGGCCTTGCGGTTCAAATAAGCCACGAACACGGGCTTATTCTCTTCAATGACCTGCCACATCATGTCCAGCGTCGCTTTGGACATCCGGTTAATGTCCAGCGGTTCCTTCAGGATATCGCTCCAGCCTCGTTTTTCGTATAGCTTAATGCGGAAGCCTGCCAGCCGATTGAGCGTATCAGCGCAATAGTCCGCGACATCGCTCCAGGCCTGTTCCCAGTTTTTGAATGTCTCTTCCCGCACTGCGCGGCTGTTGTCCCCCAGCTTATTGGCCGCCTGGCCTACGGACAGGGACGTCTGACTGCCGTCTTCATCCTCGAAAGGGACCGCTACTTTCGACACGATAGTGTCGTAATGCTGTCCCCAGCCGTGATAACCGTCGATCGCCAAATCGGATGCCAGGCTCTCCAGCTCCGGAGCGAGCTTCTCACGGGCAGCGGCGCGCTTTTCATTCAGCACGAACGAAATCGGGGCGACCTCCTCGCGAGACATCCATAGCTCCCAAAGCTCGTCATCTGTGTTGCGCAGCACATTTTGAAACAGGGTCATCGCGTTCTCATAGGCGGCACGCAAGGTAGTTACTTTGCTGGAGAGCTGAACAGCCTTCTTATCATGCTGGTTCTCTGCCGTTAGGCAGGCCACGAAGCTGCTCGCTTCGCCGATTCTGCCTGCTGCGCTTTGCAGCCCGGCAATCAGCCGATCCAGGCCAGCTGCCTCTTCCAGGCTTCCTGGGGCGCCCAACTGCTGCAGTTCCTGGTGCATCGCCGCGATATCCTTCTGAAGTTGCTGCAGGAATGCCTCAAAGTCTGCCGATGAAGAGCCTCCCGCAAAAATAGAATCCAGCTCCCAGGTCTGTTGTACCGGATTTGTCAATTCTGCCATATTACGCATCCTTTCCTTATGCCAATGTTGATGCCACCGGCATTAAAAGTGTATGATATAGAAACCAGATCGACAGGAGGGGATCATTTGAAACCACTGCAAGTCTCACCGGAAAC from Paenibacillus woosongensis includes the following:
- a CDS encoding M3 family oligoendopeptidase — its product is MAELTNPVQQTWELDSIFAGGSSSADFEAFLQQLQKDIAAMHQELQQLGAPGSLEEAAGLDRLIAGLQSAAGRIGEASSFVACLTAENQHDKKAVQLSSKVTTLRAAYENAMTLFQNVLRNTDDELWELWMSREEVAPISFVLNEKRAAAREKLAPELESLASDLAIDGYHGWGQHYDTIVSKVAVPFEDEDGSQTSLSVGQAANKLGDNSRAVREETFKNWEQAWSDVADYCADTLNRLAGFRIKLYEKRGWSDILKEPLDINRMSKATLDMMWQVIEENKPVFVAYLNRKAKLMGLEQLSWSDVDAPLGESADKISYEAAAEEIVKQFRNFSPKLADFSAEAFNKRWIEAEDRPGKRPGGFCTSLPVSGQTRIFMTFGGTVSNVSTLAHELGHAYHQYLMDELPQFNQDYAMNVAETASTFAEMIVADALVNNAADDKQKLSLLADKISSSVSFFMNIHARFLFETRFYERRKQGELSAGELSALMEEAQREAYHGALASYHPHFWASKLHFYITDVPFYNFPYTFGYMFSTGLYARAQREGQSFAAKYDALLQDTGRMTVEELASKHLGVDLTQPDFWREAMALAVADVKAFLELTE